A region of Spirochaetaceae bacterium DNA encodes the following proteins:
- a CDS encoding DUF4411 family protein, producing the protein MKRRIKLPDVCAGLNVQYRTPFQMLSRERARFVLGEKR; encoded by the coding sequence ATGAAGAGGAGAATCAAGCTGCCGGATGTCTGTGCGGGGCTCAACGTGCAGTATCGGACTCCGTTTCAGATGCTGAGCCGAGAGCGGGCGCGGTTCGTGCTCGGGGAAAAGCGGTGA
- a CDS encoding XRE family transcriptional regulator, with protein MIRARVKPELLRWARQRAGMDADKLARRFPKYHEWESGVAVPTLKQVEKLANVIHAPVGYFFLTRPPHEGLPIPDLRTVGSLPVREPSPNLLSTIYLCQQRQEWYREYARTEGEAPMPFIGSETMASEIERVASRMRDALAFEPPRQAAFPTWTEALRGLIDAADSLGVLVMVNGVVGNNTHRGLDPDEFRGFALVDDLAPLVFINGADTKAAQIFTLAHELAHLWLGESALSDSAPNAVPSHGVEAWCNRVAAEFLVPLRILRNEFRASEDLAVALARLARRFKVSTLVILRRIHDMGALGDGPFRSAYQAELRRLQALAATGGGSFFPTLRTRVGRRFGNALVMSTLGGRTSFTVSYRLLGIKTTGALQDFAASLGIEA; from the coding sequence GTGATACGCGCACGGGTCAAGCCGGAGCTGTTGCGCTGGGCGCGCCAGCGTGCGGGGATGGACGCGGACAAGCTGGCGCGGCGGTTTCCGAAGTACCACGAGTGGGAGAGCGGCGTTGCTGTGCCGACGTTGAAGCAAGTCGAGAAGCTCGCCAACGTAATCCACGCCCCAGTCGGCTACTTCTTTCTCACCAGGCCACCCCACGAGGGGTTGCCGATTCCCGACCTGCGAACAGTCGGCAGCCTCCCGGTGCGAGAGCCGAGTCCCAACCTGCTCAGCACGATCTACCTGTGCCAGCAGCGCCAGGAGTGGTATCGTGAGTATGCCCGCACCGAAGGTGAAGCCCCGATGCCGTTCATCGGTTCGGAGACGATGGCAAGCGAGATCGAACGAGTCGCGTCCCGTATGCGCGACGCGCTTGCGTTCGAGCCTCCACGGCAGGCGGCGTTTCCTACGTGGACCGAGGCGTTGCGCGGCTTGATCGACGCGGCTGATTCACTCGGTGTGCTCGTGATGGTGAACGGTGTCGTTGGCAACAACACCCATCGCGGCCTCGACCCAGACGAATTTCGCGGATTCGCACTGGTGGACGACCTCGCTCCACTCGTTTTCATCAACGGAGCCGATACGAAAGCCGCCCAGATATTCACCCTCGCACACGAGTTGGCGCACTTGTGGCTGGGAGAGTCGGCGCTTTCGGACTCGGCGCCGAACGCAGTCCCGTCACACGGGGTCGAAGCATGGTGCAACCGGGTGGCAGCAGAGTTCCTGGTTCCACTGCGGATATTGCGGAACGAGTTCCGCGCTTCCGAGGACTTGGCGGTCGCGTTGGCTCGTCTGGCGCGCCGGTTCAAGGTGAGCACGCTGGTGATTCTGCGAAGGATACACGACATGGGAGCGCTCGGTGATGGCCCTTTCCGCTCCGCCTACCAAGCCGAGCTGCGACGCTTGCAGGCATTGGCCGCGACGGGTGGCGGGAGCTTTTTCCCGACGCTCAGAACGCGCGTAGGGAGGCGTTTCGGAAACGCGCTCGTAATGAGCACCTTGGGAGGCCGTACGTCCTTCACGGTCTCGTACCGGCTGCTCGGAATCAAGACTACCGGCGCGCTACAGGACTTTGCGGCCAGTCTCGGGATCGAGGCATAG
- a CDS encoding SDR family NAD(P)-dependent oxidoreductase — MGLKDKVCIVTGGGSGIGRAAALLMAAQGARVAVVGRTESKLTAVRGAIERQGGTALALSLDVADHAAVRRMAAEVLDTWGRVDVLVNNAGHSSAHRMLLTTTPEDIRSTIDSNLAGTIYCSQAVVPAMQAAGRGTIINVASLAGVGGSLLGGPSYSAAKAGVINFTQYLNTEFRNSGLRASVIIPGEVDTPIVEQRPVHPSQEARATMATPEDVARAILLVADLPQRTLIPELTIRPTYLRDTSAEVGVQ; from the coding sequence ATGGGTCTGAAAGACAAGGTTTGCATCGTTACCGGCGGGGGGAGCGGGATCGGGCGGGCGGCGGCGCTGCTGATGGCGGCGCAGGGGGCGCGGGTGGCGGTGGTGGGCCGTACCGAGAGCAAGCTCACGGCGGTGCGCGGCGCGATCGAGCGGCAGGGCGGCACGGCGCTGGCGCTGAGTCTGGACGTGGCCGACCACGCGGCTGTGCGGCGCATGGCCGCGGAGGTTCTGGACACCTGGGGGCGTGTCGACGTGCTGGTGAACAACGCCGGCCACTCGTCGGCGCACCGCATGCTGCTTACCACCACGCCCGAGGATATCCGCAGCACCATCGACTCCAACCTGGCCGGCACCATCTACTGCTCGCAGGCGGTGGTGCCGGCCATGCAGGCCGCCGGTAGGGGCACTATCATCAATGTTGCCTCGTTGGCCGGCGTCGGCGGCAGCCTGCTCGGCGGCCCGTCCTACTCCGCGGCCAAGGCGGGGGTGATCAACTTTACCCAGTATCTGAACACCGAGTTCAGGAACAGCGGGCTGCGCGCGAGCGTCATCATCCCCGGCGAGGTCGACACCCCGATTGTCGAGCAACGCCCCGTGCACCCCAGCCAAGAGGCGCGCGCCACCATGGCCACGCCGGAGGACGTGGCGCGGGCCATCCTCCTGGTCGCCGATCTGCCGCAGCGCACCCTGATCCCGGAGCTGACCATCCGCCCCACCTACCTGCGCGACACCTCGGCGGAAGTCGGCGTGCAGTA